The following coding sequences are from one Granulicella arctica window:
- a CDS encoding nucleotidyl transferase AbiEii/AbiGii toxin family protein has product MTEGFQTVLAASDEERRDLFVGAADRLRTNEQNIEKDFWVCWTLDALFNELEAGGPRLLFKGGTSLSKGYGLIERFSEDIDITVFREDIGQPATFEELEALSGKKRNARLEAIKAACQEYIQGPMLERLSVLLRQTLQTANLKADRARVEADPDDPDGQSLLLWYPSATAEGNAYIRRAIKIESGAKSALDPHAPVIVKPYIAYDLPNLNLAVGNVTTVDPARTFWDKVVILHGLRRWWDHRGELKGGGQRVSRHYYDVCRLLASETGRNATEAKEMAEDCVRHARMFFNRPDFDLASAVPGSFALTPHDGMLADLRRDYEAMSGMVFGPIPAVDAVVAEIAELEQRLNRRH; this is encoded by the coding sequence ATGACCGAGGGTTTTCAAACCGTACTGGCCGCGAGCGACGAGGAGCGCCGCGACCTCTTTGTTGGCGCTGCCGACCGCCTGCGCACCAATGAGCAGAACATCGAAAAAGACTTCTGGGTTTGTTGGACGCTCGATGCGCTCTTCAATGAATTGGAGGCCGGTGGGCCGCGCCTGCTCTTCAAAGGCGGAACCTCGCTCTCCAAAGGCTACGGCTTGATCGAACGGTTCTCCGAAGACATCGACATCACCGTCTTCCGGGAAGATATTGGACAGCCCGCAACTTTTGAGGAGTTGGAAGCTCTGAGCGGCAAGAAACGTAACGCCCGCTTGGAGGCCATCAAAGCCGCCTGCCAGGAGTACATTCAAGGGCCGATGCTGGAGCGGTTGAGCGTGCTGCTGCGGCAGACGCTCCAGACCGCAAATCTAAAGGCGGATCGGGCGCGCGTGGAAGCCGATCCAGACGACCCCGACGGCCAGAGCTTGCTTCTCTGGTATCCCAGCGCGACCGCTGAGGGCAATGCGTACATCCGTCGCGCCATCAAGATCGAATCGGGCGCAAAGTCCGCCCTTGACCCTCATGCTCCCGTCATCGTAAAGCCGTACATTGCATACGATCTTCCAAACCTGAACCTGGCGGTTGGAAACGTGACGACTGTTGACCCCGCCCGTACATTTTGGGACAAGGTTGTTATCCTGCATGGTTTGCGCCGCTGGTGGGACCATCGTGGCGAACTGAAGGGAGGCGGGCAGCGCGTCTCGCGCCACTACTACGATGTCTGCCGGCTCTTGGCTTCGGAGACAGGCCGAAACGCCACGGAAGCTAAAGAGATGGCCGAGGACTGCGTGCGACATGCGCGGATGTTCTTCAACCGGCCCGATTTTGACTTGGCCTCCGCCGTTCCCGGGAGCTTCGCGCTGACTCCACATGACGGGATGCTCGCCGATCTGCGGCGTGACTATGAAGCCATGTCTGGCATGGTCTTCGGTCCGATACCCGCCGTAGATGCGGTGGTTGCGGAGATCGCAGAGCTGGAACAGCGTCTTAATCGGCGACATTGA
- a CDS encoding type IV toxin-antitoxin system AbiEi family antitoxin domain-containing protein, protein MSTPASSIPAAIRDRISAPAQPRVWTPEDFADLGPRTAVDQALHRLVASGDLRRIARGFYDTPQDNRLTGKLTYPNPRDVIDALARKGKVRVVVDGLTAANDLGLTDAVPARIGVLTDGRLRPITLGNLTLDFQAAAPSRLYWAGRPAMRFVQALHWLRDMLPSDDGSLRKRLVSILRDPDHGRAIQDDLRSGLSALPEWMRVIVRDLLQQANAGASPLAEKGKPSRRAPAPASIIKKARGSSSR, encoded by the coding sequence ATGTCTACTCCTGCATCCAGCATTCCAGCCGCCATCCGGGACCGCATCTCCGCCCCGGCGCAGCCGCGCGTCTGGACACCGGAGGACTTCGCAGACCTGGGACCGCGCACTGCGGTCGATCAGGCCCTCCACCGGCTTGTTGCTTCCGGCGACCTGCGGCGTATCGCTCGCGGCTTCTACGACACACCCCAGGACAACCGGCTTACCGGAAAGCTCACCTACCCCAACCCGCGCGATGTGATCGACGCGCTGGCCCGTAAGGGTAAGGTTCGAGTGGTGGTCGATGGCCTCACCGCCGCCAACGATCTTGGACTCACCGACGCCGTTCCGGCGCGTATCGGCGTGCTCACCGATGGCCGCTTGCGACCCATCACGCTCGGCAACCTGACTCTCGACTTTCAGGCCGCCGCGCCCAGCCGCCTCTACTGGGCGGGCCGTCCCGCCATGCGCTTTGTGCAGGCGCTTCATTGGCTGCGCGATATGCTTCCGTCCGACGACGGAAGCCTCCGCAAGCGCCTTGTCTCCATTCTGAGAGACCCCGATCATGGACGGGCCATTCAGGACGACTTGCGCAGCGGCCTGTCGGCACTCCCGGAGTGGATGCGGGTGATCGTGCGCGACCTGCTCCAGCAAGCGAACGCTGGAGCGTCGCCGCTGGCAGAGAAAGGGAAGCCCTCCAGACGCGCCCCGGCACCGGCCTCTATCATCAAAAAGGCGAGGGGTTCGAGCAGCCGATGA